CCAGCCGGGCCGCCAGGACGTACGACTCCAGGCGCATCCGGCGTTCGTTGTCCGCCGAGGTGCCCGCGGCGAGGCCGGCCATGCGCGCGACGCGGTCGTACTCCTCGCGCAGCGGCGCCAGCCGGCGCACGGAGGCGGTCGCCCGGGCGGAGAGCCGGTCGAGTTCGGCGCAGCGCCGGCCGGCGGCGTCGTGGGCGGAGGCGGCCTCCCGCAGCCGCCGGTCCGCCTCGTCGGCGGCCTGCTGGGCCGTTTCCGGGTCGGCCTGCGGCTCGCGGGCCGCCGCGGCCGTGTCGGCCTCGGCGAGGACGGCCCGTACGGCGGCGTCCTCGTGCTGCCAGGCGTCGAGACGGCGTTGCAGTTCGCGGTGGGCGGCGCTGTCCAGGAGGGCGTCGGCCGCGGCCTGCGGGGTCTCGAAACCGGCGCGGAAGGCGGCGTCGGCGAGCCGGGCGTCGGCGTCCTTGAGCCGCTGCGCGGTGTCCCCGGCCACCCTGGCGGTGTCGGCGGCGTCCGTGAGCAGCGCGGTGCGCCGCTCGAGCTGCGCGGCCCGCGCGGCGACGCTGTCCAGGGAGCCGCGCGCCCGGTCCAGCTCCTCCTCCAGCAAGGCCCGCTCGCGGTCCAGCCGCTCCCGGTGACCGACCCGGGAGGCGGTCCGGACGGCGGCCTCCTGCCGGGCGGCGAGGCGCCGTTCATGCTCCTGTCCGGCCTGCCGCAGCCGTTCCCGCGCGGTGTGCAGTTCGGCCGCGGCGCTCCGGGCCTGCGCATACTGCTCGTCCAACTCCGCCAATTCCTGCGCGAGTTGTTCGGTGGGGCTGTCACCGGCCTCCGCCGTCGCCGCGGCGAGGGCCTCCCTTACGACGGCGAGACGCCGTTCGTCCTCGGCGCGCTGCTCGTCGGCGCGCTGGTAGGCGGTGAGGGCGTGCTCCTCCGCCTCGCGGTCGACGTGCCCGGCCACCTTGCGGGCGGGGTCGGGATGTTCGGTGGCGCCGCAGACTGCGCAGGGTGCGCCGTCGGTGAGGTGTGCGGCCAGTTCGGCGGCGATGCCGTTCAGGCGCTGCTCCTTGAGCTCGAGCCAGTGCTGCTGGGCCCGGAGCGTGTCGTCCTGCGCGGTGCGGACCCGGTCGACCGCCCGGTCCGTGTCCTGGGCGAGCTGGTCGCGCACGCGGGCCGCCCTCAGCCGCTGCTGTGCGGGCTCGCGCCGTTCGGCGAGCTGCTCGGCGAGAGCGGCGGCCCGCTGCGCGGTCTCGACCCCGGTCTGGAGGGTGGTGCGCGTCTCCTCCCAGCCGTCGAGCCAGGCCTCCGCCTCGTGCAGGAGATCGGCGTCGGCGCGCTCCTGGCGGTCCAGGCCGGCGCGCTCGTCGAGGAGTTCGGCCAGGCGCAGCTCGGCCCGGCGGGCCGCGTCGAGCCCGCCCAGTTCCTCGGCGGCGCGGCGGGCGGCGGCTGCCAGCCCGGCCGCGCCCGCGTCGGCGAAGGTGTCCGGGAGCAGGGCACGCGCGCGTGCCTCGGCGGCGGCCGCACGGCGGTGTTCGGCTTCGGCGGAGTCCCGCAGGTCCAGGGCGGGCGCGACCGCTTCGGCCTTGCGGGCGCGCTCCATGAGCGCCTGGGCCTCCCGGTAGGCCTCGGCTCCCTGCTCCAGGCGCGCCGCCCGTTCCCGCGCCTGCGCGAACCGCTTCTGGAGCCGGGCGAGTTCGCGTACGGCGTCCAGGGCGCGGCCGGCGGCGGCCTGTGCGGACTCGGCGGCGGTGAGCGTGCAGGCGGCGACGGTGAGCTGCTCGCGGGCGGTGCTGCGGGCGAGGGCGGCGGCGTTCAGTACGGCCTCGGCGAGCCCCGGTTCGCCCGGGGCCAGGTCCGGCAGGTCCATGGCGTCGCCTGCGGCCTGCTGCATGCGGTGGGCGTCGGCCAGCAGTTCCGCGTCCCCGTCCCGCACCTGGGTCTCGGTGGTGCGGCGCCGCTCGGCGAGGCGCTTCTCGACGTCGGCGAAGCGGCGGGTGTCGAACAGGCGGCCCAGCAGTTTGCCGCGGGCCTCGGCGTCGGCGCGCAGGAACCGGGCGAAGTCGCCCTGCGGCAGCAGCACGACCTGGCAGAACTGCTCCCGGCTCATGCCGAGCAGCTGGGTGATCTCCTCACCGATCTCCTGGTGGGAGCGGCTGAGGTCCTTCCAGGCCCCGGCGGGCGCGTCGTACTCGCGCAGCCAGGTCTGGGCCTTGTCCAGCGTGGTGCCGGTGCCGCGTTTCTTGGGGCGTTCCCAGGGCGGCTGGCGGGTGACCTCGAGGCGGCGTCCGGCGACGGTGAGGTCGAGGGTGACCTCGGTGCGGGTGGTGGGTGCGGCGTGGTCGCTGCGCAGGGCCGTGCCCTGACCGCCGCCCTGCCGGGCGCCCGGCACCGAGCCGTAGAGCGCGTAGCAGACGGCGTCGAGGACGGAGGTCTTGCCCGCGCCGGTGGGGCCGTGCAGCAGGAACAGCCCGGCCGCCGACAGGTCGTCGAAGTCGACGGTCTGGGTGCCGCCGAAGGGTCCGAAGGCGGTGAGGGTGAGCCGGTGGAGCCTCACCGGGCCACCTCCCGTACGGTCTCGTCGGCGCGCACCGCGTCGAACGCGTCTCGCAGCACACACTGTTCGTGCGGGTCGGGCCCGGTGCCGCGCACATGGGCGACGAAGTCCTCGGCGATCTGCTGGTCGCTGCGGCCGGCGAGGCGCCGGGCGTACGACACCTCGGACTCGGCGTCGTCGCGGTCGGGGTCGAAGACGAGGCTGAGGGTGTGCGGGAAGCGCTCGGTGAGCCGGGCCATCGGGTCGGCCGGGCGGACGGGGTCGGTCAGGGTCGCCTCGACCCACGCCTCCTCCTGCCGTGCCAGGTCCGGGTCGGCGAGCAGGTCCTCCAGGGTGCCCCGGATCCGGGCCAGGGCGCGGGGCACCGGGCAGTCGACGCGCTCGGCGTCGAGGGAGCCGTCCGCGGCCAGGTCGACCAGCCACATGCTCTTGCGGTGGGCGGCCTCGGAGAAGGAGTAGGGCAGCGGGGAGCCGGAGTAGCGGACGCGGTCGGTGAGGGTCTGGCAGCCGTGCAGGTGCCCGAGCGCCACGTAGTCGACGCCGTCGAACACCCCGGCCGGCACCGCGGCGACGCCGCCGACGGTGATGTCCCGCTCGCTGTCGCTGGGTTCGCCGCCGGTGACGAAGGCGTGCGCGAGGACGACGGAGCGGGTGCCGGGCGCGCGGGCGGCGAGGTCGGCGCGGACCCGGTCCATGGCGGCGCTGAGCACGGCCTCGTGCCCGGCCTTCTCCACGCCGAACTCGTCCTTCACCAGGGCCGGTTCGAGATAGGGCAGCCCGTAGAAGGCGACGTCGCCGTCGCCGTCGGCGAGCACGACCGGGGTGCCCGCCGCCGACGGCTCGGTCCGCAGGTGGATGCCGGCCCGCCCGATCAGCCCGGCTCCGACGCCGAGCCGGCGGGCCGAGTCGTGGTTCCCGGAGATCATCACCGTGGGCACGCCGAGCGCGGCGAGGCGGTGCAGGGCGTCGTCGAACAGCTCGACCGCGGCCAGCGGCGGCACGGCCCGGTCGTAGACGTCTCCCGACACGACCACCGCGTCCACGGCGCGCTCCCGCACGGTGGTGACGAGGTGGCCGATGAACTCGGCCTGGGCGCCGAGCATGTTCACCCGGTGGAAGGCCCGGCCGAGATGCCAGTCGGAGGTGTGCAGCAGCCTCAAGACGCCGCTCCGGCCTGCATGTCTCCCCCTGCTTTCCGCACAACCCGCCCGAGCCGGTACGGCTCGCTGTCAGCACCCACCACGCTAACGCGTGCGGGCACCCGCTCCCCCACGAACCCCGGCATTTCACGCCCGCTCGGGGCCAATTCGACGGACATGTCCGTATGTGTACCGCGCCAAGGCGCGAGGCGGAGCCGCCGTCACGCGTCCCCGTACGCCTCCCCGCCCGCCTCGAAGGCGGCCGTGCCGGCGGTGGCGTCGGCGAGCCAGGACCGGAAGGCGGGCACGTCGGCGTCCGGGAGGGCGATCTCGAGGGTGACGGCCTCTCCGTAGCGCACATCCCGGACATCGCGCCCGCCGGTGCGCAGATCGTTCTCCAGCTTGCCGGCCCGCTGGTGGTCGACGGTGACCGTGGCCAGCCGGTACCTGCGGCGGGTGCGGGTGCCGAGGGTGTCCAGGGCCTCGCCGACCGCCCCGCCGTACGCCCGGATGAGCCCGCCCGCGCCGAGTTTGACCCCGCCGAAGTAGCGGGTGACGACGGCGACGACGTACCGCATGTCGCGGCGCAGCAGCATCTGGAGCATGGGGACGCCGGCGGTGCCGCCGGGTTCGCCGTCGTCGCTCGCCTTCTGGACGGAGGCGTCGGCGCCGATGACGTAGGCCCAGCAGTTGTGGTTGGCGTCGGCGTGCTCCTTGCGGACCGCGGCGATGAAGTCCTGAGCCTCCTGCTCGGTGGCCGCCGGGGCGAGGGCGCACAGGAAGCGTGAGCGGTTGACCTCGGTCTCGTGCACGCCGGCGCCGGCGACCGTGCGGTATTCGTCGGGCATACGGCCAGCCTATGCGCGGGTCCGGGGCTACTTCTTGGCGCCCCGGGGCACGGTCACGGACGTGAGCAGCGCGCTGCCGGGGGCGAGCTCCCGCCAGGCCGTGCCGCGCCAGGCCAGGACGGCGATCGCCGACGTGGGGAACTTCGTGCGGACCTGCTCCAGGGTGTCGTCGAGGCCGTCGCCGGCGAGGGCCAGGACCAGTTCCTCCAGGCCGGGGTTGTGCCCGAGCAACAGCAGCGTCTCCACCGCGGCGGGCACCTGGTGCACCACGGCCAGCAGGCCGGAGGGTCCGGCGGCGTACAGCCGCCGGTCGTGCCGGACCGGCGGGGGCGTGCCCCACTCGGCGGCGGCGAGGTCCCAGGTCCGCCGGGCGCGGACGGCGGTGGAGCACAGCGCCAGGTCGGGCAGGAGGTCGGCGTCGGCCAGGGCGCGCCCGGCCGCGGGGGCGTCCCGGCGGCCGCGCGGGGCGAGGGGGCGTTCGTGGTCGACGACGTCCAGGGGCCAGGTGGACTTGGCGTGCCGCAGCACGATCAGGCGGCGCAGCGGGCCCGCCTCGGAGCGTTCGATCATGACGTTGATCCCAGGTCGCGGGTGAGGTCGAGGCCGAGGAGCCGGTCGGCGTAGGCATAGGTCTCGAAGCGGGCGCCGTCCGGCAGTTCCGGCGCGGTCTCGACCTGACGCAGGACGTCCAGTACGCGCGGGACGTCCAGGTCGTCGTCCCAGGCGTCGCGCAGCCGTCCGCGCACGTCGTCGGGGACCGGCCGTGAGGGCTGCCGGGCCCAGCGGGCGACCGCGCCGCGCCAGCGGGCGAGGGTGGCGTGGGCGTCGTCGAGTGCGGCCGCCTCCAGCCGGAGGGGGGTGCCGTGGTGCCGGCTGAGCAGGGCGAGGCGCAGGACGGCGGGGTCACAGGGGTGGGGCGGGCCCGGCTCCGCGGGTGCGACGGCGATCCGCACCCCGTCGGGTGCCGCGCCGTCCTCGGCGGTGACGTGGACGACCTGGGACTCGCCGAGTCCGGCACCGAGGGCGGGGCCGTCCTCGAAGGGGCGGATGCCGAGCGTCGTGGCGTCCGCGCGCAGCTCTGCCTGCCGGTGGCCACCGGTCAGCAGCGCCCACACGGGTGTGCCGCCGAGCTCCAGGGTCCGCACCAGCAGGTCCCCGACGAGCAGCACGCGCAGGTTCGTCGTGTCGGAGCCGGGTGCGTGCACCTCGACACGCGTCAGGC
The Streptomyces tuirus genome window above contains:
- a CDS encoding AAA family ATPase, producing the protein MRLHRLTLTAFGPFGGTQTVDFDDLSAAGLFLLHGPTGAGKTSVLDAVCYALYGSVPGARQGGGQGTALRSDHAAPTTRTEVTLDLTVAGRRLEVTRQPPWERPKKRGTGTTLDKAQTWLREYDAPAGAWKDLSRSHQEIGEEITQLLGMSREQFCQVVLLPQGDFARFLRADAEARGKLLGRLFDTRRFADVEKRLAERRRTTETQVRDGDAELLADAHRMQQAAGDAMDLPDLAPGEPGLAEAVLNAAALARSTAREQLTVAACTLTAAESAQAAAGRALDAVRELARLQKRFAQARERAARLEQGAEAYREAQALMERARKAEAVAPALDLRDSAEAEHRRAAAAEARARALLPDTFADAGAAGLAAAARRAAEELGGLDAARRAELRLAELLDERAGLDRQERADADLLHEAEAWLDGWEETRTTLQTGVETAQRAAALAEQLAERREPAQQRLRAARVRDQLAQDTDRAVDRVRTAQDDTLRAQQHWLELKEQRLNGIAAELAAHLTDGAPCAVCGATEHPDPARKVAGHVDREAEEHALTAYQRADEQRAEDERRLAVVREALAAATAEAGDSPTEQLAQELAELDEQYAQARSAAAELHTARERLRQAGQEHERRLAARQEAAVRTASRVGHRERLDRERALLEEELDRARGSLDSVAARAAQLERRTALLTDAADTARVAGDTAQRLKDADARLADAAFRAGFETPQAAADALLDSAAHRELQRRLDAWQHEDAAVRAVLAEADTAAAAREPQADPETAQQAADEADRRLREAASAHDAAGRRCAELDRLSARATASVRRLAPLREEYDRVARMAGLAAGTSADNERRMRLESYVLAARLEQVAAAATVRLRRMSSGRYTLVHSDDRTGRGRSGLGLHVVDAWTGRERDTATLSGGETFFASLALALGLADVVTDEAGGVRLDTLFIDEGFGSLDDQTLDEVLDVLDSLRERDRSVGIVSHVADLRRRIHAQLEVVKGRSGSTLRQRGSG
- a CDS encoding exonuclease SbcCD subunit D, with the translated sequence MRLLHTSDWHLGRAFHRVNMLGAQAEFIGHLVTTVRERAVDAVVVSGDVYDRAVPPLAAVELFDDALHRLAALGVPTVMISGNHDSARRLGVGAGLIGRAGIHLRTEPSAAGTPVVLADGDGDVAFYGLPYLEPALVKDEFGVEKAGHEAVLSAAMDRVRADLAARAPGTRSVVLAHAFVTGGEPSDSERDITVGGVAAVPAGVFDGVDYVALGHLHGCQTLTDRVRYSGSPLPYSFSEAAHRKSMWLVDLAADGSLDAERVDCPVPRALARIRGTLEDLLADPDLARQEEAWVEATLTDPVRPADPMARLTERFPHTLSLVFDPDRDDAESEVSYARRLAGRSDQQIAEDFVAHVRGTGPDPHEQCVLRDAFDAVRADETVREVAR
- a CDS encoding YigZ family protein, with amino-acid sequence MPDEYRTVAGAGVHETEVNRSRFLCALAPAATEQEAQDFIAAVRKEHADANHNCWAYVIGADASVQKASDDGEPGGTAGVPMLQMLLRRDMRYVVAVVTRYFGGVKLGAGGLIRAYGGAVGEALDTLGTRTRRRYRLATVTVDHQRAGKLENDLRTGGRDVRDVRYGEAVTLEIALPDADVPAFRSWLADATAGTAAFEAGGEAYGDA
- a CDS encoding SixA phosphatase family protein, whose amino-acid sequence is MIERSEAGPLRRLIVLRHAKSTWPLDVVDHERPLAPRGRRDAPAAGRALADADLLPDLALCSTAVRARRTWDLAAAEWGTPPPVRHDRRLYAAGPSGLLAVVHQVPAAVETLLLLGHNPGLEELVLALAGDGLDDTLEQVRTKFPTSAIAVLAWRGTAWRELAPGSALLTSVTVPRGAKK